The following coding sequences lie in one Thalassoglobus polymorphus genomic window:
- a CDS encoding sigma-54-dependent transcriptional regulator, whose amino-acid sequence MSSRTDDASAKGAQRLRLLFVDDEAPIRMVMGDELEQIGHDVTVCEGGQEAIDALSENAYDAVITDLKMPGIDGWGVIEHINKQKIETDIIISTGHGGIEDAIRAIRSGAYDFLRKPYKIVEIANVLNRVAAKRSLENRAMALETELQSVRGKTQLIGETEPMQRVKTLVERIAPTDSSVLILGETGTGKEVVARSIHEHSSRSKMPFVAVNCGALPDNLVESELFGHKKGAFTGAETPRKGLIEVANGGTLFLDELGELDKSMQVKMLRFLESGEVRRVGENESFNVDVRVVCATNRNLQDMVAEGSFREDLFFRVNTFEIRLPSLRERKDDIHELALFLIARCTKRASVRRDLISPKAVEMMRSHDWAGNVRELANAVEHAVILSGGQTIEPEHLPGSVSRKAGSSDKPFLVTNFTHPLTLREIEEEVIMQTLEKYNGDKPQTSDELGIALKTLYNKLNQYQNHDQADAA is encoded by the coding sequence ATGTCGTCAAGGACTGACGACGCGAGCGCAAAGGGCGCTCAGCGTTTGCGATTGCTGTTCGTCGATGATGAGGCACCGATCCGTATGGTGATGGGTGACGAGCTCGAACAAATTGGTCACGATGTGACAGTTTGTGAAGGTGGTCAGGAAGCTATCGATGCTCTTTCAGAAAATGCATACGATGCCGTCATTACCGACCTGAAGATGCCTGGGATCGATGGTTGGGGTGTGATCGAACACATCAACAAGCAGAAGATCGAGACGGACATCATCATCAGTACCGGTCACGGCGGGATTGAAGATGCTATTCGTGCGATTCGCTCGGGAGCTTACGACTTCCTTCGCAAACCTTATAAAATTGTCGAGATCGCCAACGTTCTTAATCGAGTGGCAGCGAAACGGTCGCTCGAAAATCGTGCGATGGCACTTGAAACAGAGTTGCAGTCGGTCCGTGGGAAGACTCAACTCATCGGCGAAACTGAGCCAATGCAGCGAGTCAAGACGCTCGTTGAACGTATCGCGCCGACCGATTCAAGTGTTTTGATTCTCGGAGAAACCGGAACCGGTAAAGAAGTTGTCGCCCGGAGTATCCACGAACACAGCTCCCGTTCCAAAATGCCGTTTGTCGCAGTCAACTGCGGTGCGTTGCCAGACAATCTCGTCGAGAGTGAACTCTTCGGCCATAAAAAAGGTGCGTTCACAGGAGCAGAGACTCCTCGCAAAGGTCTTATTGAAGTCGCCAACGGAGGGACATTGTTCCTCGATGAGCTTGGAGAACTCGATAAATCTATGCAGGTCAAGATGCTTCGCTTCCTGGAATCTGGCGAAGTCCGCCGCGTGGGAGAAAACGAATCGTTCAATGTTGACGTTCGTGTTGTGTGTGCAACGAATCGAAACCTGCAAGACATGGTCGCTGAAGGCAGCTTCCGCGAAGACCTTTTCTTCCGAGTCAATACATTCGAAATTCGTCTCCCTTCCCTGCGTGAGCGCAAAGATGACATCCACGAACTGGCACTGTTCCTGATTGCTCGATGCACGAAGCGTGCCTCAGTGCGACGCGACCTGATTTCGCCCAAAGCTGTCGAGATGATGCGTTCGCACGACTGGGCAGGAAACGTGCGCGAGCTGGCGAATGCAGTCGAACATGCTGTGATTCTTTCTGGTGGACAAACGATCGAGCCGGAACATCTTCCGGGTAGCGTTTCGAGAAAAGCTGGCAGCTCCGATAAACCATTCCTGGTCACCAACTTCACTCACCCACTCACGCTCCGTGAGATCGAGGAAGAAGTGATCATGCAAACTCTCGAGAAGTATAACGGCGATAAACCACAAACTTCTGATGAGTTGGGAATCGCTTTGAAAACGCTTTACAACAAGCTGAACCAATACCAGAACCACGATCAGGCCGACGCTGCATAA